In Bradyrhizobium guangxiense, the following are encoded in one genomic region:
- a CDS encoding septal ring lytic transglycosylase RlpA family protein, with product MGIRRSDSVLRAARGVAAVATCVALANCASSNKFASRVDPKYGVSSSPRVVAWGDPVPKGGGTYRVGKPYVVAGRTYVPEEDVNYRAEGMASWYGDDFHGRLTANGEVFDMASLTAAHPTLPMPSYARVTNISNGKSLIVRVNDRGPYHGNRLIDVSNKAAELLEFKGNGVAKVRVEYVGRAPLEGSDDRQLLATLRTGVPAPSPSMVRVASAKPFVPELPSSGRGAIRGDVPMPEGRPYNLGNTSADMASLNATSEMSASSRSRGRALQNARAVSYDEDGRYAAESAASSTDGAAEARSILSGRGLY from the coding sequence ATGGGGATCCGACGGTCAGATTCGGTTTTGCGGGCCGCGCGCGGTGTTGCGGCGGTCGCGACCTGCGTTGCACTTGCCAATTGCGCCTCCTCCAACAAATTCGCCAGCCGCGTTGATCCCAAATACGGCGTGTCCTCGAGCCCCCGGGTGGTGGCCTGGGGCGATCCGGTCCCGAAGGGCGGCGGCACCTATCGCGTCGGCAAGCCTTATGTCGTGGCGGGCAGGACCTACGTGCCGGAGGAGGACGTCAACTACCGCGCGGAGGGCATGGCGTCCTGGTACGGTGACGATTTCCACGGCCGCCTGACCGCCAACGGCGAAGTGTTCGACATGGCCTCGCTGACCGCGGCGCATCCGACCCTGCCGATGCCGTCCTACGCGCGGGTGACCAACATCTCGAACGGTAAGTCGCTGATCGTCCGCGTCAACGACCGCGGACCCTATCACGGCAACCGCCTCATCGACGTCTCGAACAAAGCCGCCGAACTCCTTGAATTCAAAGGAAATGGCGTCGCCAAGGTCAGGGTTGAATATGTCGGCCGGGCGCCGCTTGAAGGCTCCGACGACCGCCAGCTTCTGGCGACCCTGCGCACCGGCGTTCCGGCGCCGTCGCCCTCGATGGTCCGGGTCGCCTCGGCAAAGCCCTTCGTGCCGGAATTGCCGTCCTCAGGCCGCGGCGCCATTCGCGGCGACGTGCCGATGCCGGAGGGGCGGCCCTATAATCTCGGCAACACCTCCGCCGACATGGCCTCGCTCAATGCGACCTCGGAAATGTCGGCCTCGAGTCGCAGCCGGGGCCGTGCGCTTCAGAATGCTCGCGCGGTGTCATACGACGAGGACGGCCGCTACGCCGCCGAGAGCGCGGCCTCATCGACCGACGGCGCCGCCGAGGCCCGCAGCATCCTGAGCGGTCGCGGGCTCTACTGA
- a CDS encoding alpha/beta fold hydrolase: MSSTRVIKANGIDLFIREAGQGPLVVLCHGWPELSYSWRHQIPALAAAGFHVVAPDMRGYGQSAAPPEIAAYSIFDTVGDVVGLVQALGESRAMVVGHDWGAPVAWHAALFRPDIFTAVAGLSVPPPFRGRGKPLDLLRQGGVTNFYWQYFQAPGVAEAELERDVARTMRIVLGGRGLADPTAAMFVQEGKGFLSHATAEEPLPGWLDEADLAYFTESFRKSGFRGGLTWYRNIDRNWELTAPWQDAQIHQPSLFIAGSRDAVITGLIGAKRVNELERVLPNLKRKLIIEGAGHWVQQERPDEVNAALVTFLKESAAQ; the protein is encoded by the coding sequence ATGTCTTCTACCCGCGTGATCAAGGCCAACGGCATCGATCTCTTCATCCGCGAAGCCGGCCAGGGTCCACTGGTGGTGCTCTGTCATGGCTGGCCGGAACTGTCCTATTCCTGGCGCCACCAGATCCCCGCGCTCGCGGCGGCCGGGTTTCACGTCGTCGCCCCCGACATGCGCGGCTACGGCCAGAGCGCGGCGCCGCCCGAGATTGCCGCCTACTCCATCTTCGACACGGTCGGTGACGTGGTCGGCCTCGTGCAGGCGCTCGGCGAGTCCAGGGCGATGGTGGTCGGCCATGATTGGGGCGCGCCGGTTGCCTGGCATGCGGCGCTGTTCCGGCCCGACATCTTCACGGCGGTCGCTGGCCTCAGCGTGCCGCCCCCGTTTCGCGGCCGCGGCAAGCCGCTCGACCTGTTGCGCCAGGGCGGCGTCACCAATTTCTACTGGCAGTATTTCCAGGCGCCGGGCGTCGCCGAGGCCGAGCTCGAGCGCGACGTCGCCCGCACCATGCGCATCGTGCTGGGAGGACGCGGCCTTGCCGACCCCACCGCCGCCATGTTCGTGCAGGAGGGCAAGGGCTTTCTCAGCCACGCGACCGCCGAGGAGCCGCTGCCCGGCTGGCTCGACGAGGCTGATCTCGCCTATTTCACCGAAAGCTTCCGCAAGTCCGGCTTTCGCGGCGGGCTGACCTGGTACCGCAACATCGACCGCAATTGGGAGCTGACGGCGCCCTGGCAGGACGCGCAGATTCATCAACCCTCGCTGTTCATCGCCGGCTCCAGGGACGCCGTCATCACCGGCCTGATCGGGGCCAAGCGCGTCAACGAGCTCGAACGGGTGCTGCCCAATCTGAAGCGCAAGCTGATCATCGAGGGCGCCGGCCACTGGGTGCAGCAAGAACGGCCCGACGAGGTGAACGCGGCGCTGGTGACCTTCCTAAAGGAAAGCGCGGCTCAGTAG
- a CDS encoding DNA polymerase III subunit delta' — MSPRQTERETAIPHPRETSRLFGHREAETALLTAYRSGRIPHAWLIGGPQGIGKATLAYRMARFVLAHGQPLTPAVQRAEDLAIDPDDAVARQVAAGSHGGLLTLERTANDRGVMRTVITVDETRETIGFFGSTAAAEGWRVCVVDTVDELNPNAANALLKILEEPPQQSLFLLVSHAPARVLATIQSRCRKLRLRPLATDDVIAAAAAAADLDPNDPALREAAEASEGSVARALTLLGGDALKLQQRTAALLARLPQVDPRELHTLGDSLGTSDRVALAAFVDGIDRWIAERLHADEANANQNLPRLARLAEVWEKIVRAARDTETYNLERKPLVFSVFGWLADATR, encoded by the coding sequence ATGAGCCCGCGTCAGACCGAGCGCGAAACCGCCATTCCGCATCCGCGCGAGACATCGAGGCTGTTCGGCCATCGCGAGGCCGAGACGGCGCTGCTGACAGCCTATCGCAGCGGGCGGATTCCGCATGCCTGGCTGATCGGAGGGCCGCAAGGGATCGGCAAGGCGACCCTGGCCTATCGCATGGCGCGCTTCGTGCTCGCCCATGGCCAGCCGCTGACGCCCGCCGTGCAGCGCGCCGAAGATCTTGCGATCGATCCTGACGACGCCGTTGCGCGGCAGGTGGCGGCCGGCTCGCATGGCGGCCTGCTGACGCTGGAGCGCACCGCCAATGATCGCGGCGTGATGCGCACCGTAATCACGGTGGACGAGACGCGCGAGACGATCGGTTTCTTCGGCTCGACCGCGGCAGCGGAAGGCTGGCGTGTCTGCGTGGTCGACACCGTCGACGAGCTCAATCCAAATGCGGCCAACGCGCTTCTGAAGATTTTGGAGGAGCCGCCGCAGCAATCGCTCTTCCTTCTGGTGAGCCATGCGCCGGCGCGCGTGCTCGCCACGATCCAGTCGCGCTGCCGCAAGCTGCGCCTGCGGCCGCTGGCCACGGACGACGTTATCGCAGCAGCGGCTGCGGCGGCCGACCTCGATCCAAACGATCCTGCGCTGCGTGAGGCGGCAGAGGCCTCCGAGGGCAGCGTCGCACGGGCCCTGACGCTGCTCGGTGGCGATGCGCTGAAACTTCAGCAGCGCACGGCGGCGCTGCTGGCGCGCCTGCCACAGGTCGATCCGCGCGAACTGCACACGCTCGGCGATTCGCTTGGCACCAGCGACCGCGTCGCGCTTGCGGCCTTCGTCGACGGCATCGATCGCTGGATCGCGGAGCGCCTGCATGCGGACGAGGCCAATGCCAACCAGAACCTGCCGCGCCTTGCGCGCCTAGCCGAGGTATGGGAAAAGATCGTCCGCGCCGCGCGCGACACCGAAACCTACAATCTGGAGCGCAAGCCCTTGGTTTTCTCGGTGTTCGGCTGGCTCGCGGACGCAACGCGCTAA
- a CDS encoding DUF1476 domain-containing protein, with amino-acid sequence MTTFDKREQGFEAKFVHDEELMFKATARSNKLLGLWAAGRLGLSGDAAASYATTLVADHLEDRTMDEVLDKVSGDLAGTGVAREQVAAKLQECLHQAMQQLEADR; translated from the coding sequence ATGACCACGTTCGACAAGCGCGAGCAGGGCTTTGAGGCCAAATTCGTCCACGACGAGGAGCTCATGTTCAAGGCCACGGCCCGGTCCAACAAGCTGCTCGGTCTCTGGGCCGCCGGCCGGCTCGGTCTGAGCGGCGATGCCGCCGCGAGCTACGCGACGACGCTGGTTGCGGACCATCTGGAAGACCGGACGATGGACGAGGTGCTGGACAAGGTGTCGGGCGATCTCGCCGGCACCGGCGTTGCGCGCGAGCAGGTCGCCGCCAAGCTTCAGGAGTGCCTGCATCAGGCCATGCAGCAGCTTGAAGCCGACAGGTGA
- a CDS encoding TIGR00645 family protein, whose protein sequence is MSVEPGPRSEFGTERRPPSPRLGLLPMIIFGSRWLQLPLYLGLIVAQCVYIALFLKELWHLSWHALDLTEQQIMMSVLALIDVVMISNLLVMVIVGGYETFVSRLDLQGHPDEPEWLGHVNASVLKIKLAMAIIGISSIALLRTFIEAGNLGSNRAGYTENGVMWQGLIHLTFVVSAIGIAFIDRLGDSGARKQAA, encoded by the coding sequence ATGTCGGTTGAGCCTGGACCCCGATCCGAATTCGGTACCGAACGCCGCCCACCCTCGCCGCGCCTGGGCCTGCTGCCGATGATCATCTTTGGCTCGCGCTGGCTGCAGCTGCCGCTCTATCTCGGACTGATCGTGGCGCAATGCGTCTACATCGCGCTGTTCCTGAAGGAGCTCTGGCACCTCTCCTGGCACGCCCTCGACCTCACCGAACAACAGATCATGATGAGCGTGCTCGCGCTGATCGACGTCGTGATGATCTCCAATTTGCTCGTGATGGTGATCGTCGGCGGCTACGAGACCTTCGTCTCGCGGCTCGACCTGCAAGGCCATCCCGACGAGCCGGAATGGCTCGGCCATGTCAATGCGAGCGTGCTCAAGATCAAGCTCGCCATGGCCATCATCGGCATCTCCTCGATCGCGCTGCTGCGCACCTTCATCGAGGCCGGCAATCTCGGCTCGAACCGCGCCGGCTACACCGAGAACGGCGTGATGTGGCAGGGGCTGATCCACCTCACCTTCGTCGTCTCGGCGATCGGCATTGCCTTTATCGACAGGCTCGGTGACTCCGGCGCGCGCAAGCAGGCCGCATAG
- the tmk gene encoding dTMP kinase, translating to MSESAAQRPSGRGRFITFEGGEGTGKSTQIKKLADRLNATKLRIRITREPGGSPGAEIMRHLVLSGMGKLLGPEAETLLFAAARDDHVRTVILPALNQGTWVLCDRFADSTRAYQGSLGRVPDGLINAMQRVTIGDLKPDLTIILDLPVEIGLQRAAARRGSGTPDRFEAEQLSFHQGLREAYRKIAADEPARCVLIDANSDPDTVAARVWTALRDRLLPTPASVISA from the coding sequence ATGAGCGAGAGCGCGGCACAGCGGCCGTCCGGACGCGGACGCTTCATCACCTTCGAAGGCGGCGAGGGAACGGGCAAGTCGACCCAGATCAAGAAGCTCGCCGATCGCCTCAACGCGACAAAGCTTCGCATCCGCATCACGCGCGAGCCGGGCGGCTCACCTGGGGCCGAGATCATGCGCCATCTGGTGCTGTCGGGCATGGGCAAGCTGCTCGGTCCCGAGGCGGAGACGCTCTTATTTGCCGCCGCGCGCGATGACCACGTCCGTACCGTGATCCTGCCTGCGCTCAACCAGGGCACCTGGGTGCTGTGCGATCGTTTCGCCGACTCGACGCGGGCCTATCAGGGCAGCTTGGGCCGCGTGCCTGATGGCCTGATCAACGCCATGCAGCGGGTCACGATCGGCGATCTCAAGCCGGACCTCACCATCATCCTCGATTTGCCGGTCGAGATCGGCCTGCAGCGCGCGGCCGCGCGGCGCGGCAGCGGCACGCCGGACAGGTTCGAGGCCGAGCAGCTCAGCTTCCACCAGGGCCTGCGCGAGGCCTATCGCAAGATCGCCGCGGATGAGCCCGCGCGCTGCGTGCTGATCGACGCCAATTCCGATCCTGACACGGTCGCGGCCCGGGTCTGGACCGCGCTGCGCGATCGTCTTCTTCCCACACCGGCTTCGGTGATATCCGCATGA
- a CDS encoding D-alanyl-D-alanine carboxypeptidase family protein, protein MAFRPSLLRRTRFTAGALARGLVATVLVVGISWGGALLAANQSVQGAKKADDTGFDGDAPTAILIEASSGSVLFEKNADELRAPSSMMKLMTAEVVFNAIKKGDIKLTDEYRISENAWRRGGAPSGGSTMFAAINSKVSVDDLLHGAIIQSGNDACIALAEAMAGNEKIFAADFMTKRARELGMTRSTFGNSNGLPDPGNKMTVRELGVLARHIILDFPEFYKLFGEKEFTWNKIRQPNRNPLLNSMEGADGLKTGYTKEGGYGMVGSAVQNGTRLIVVVNGLEDPEDRATEAKKMLEWGFRNFETRTLIAAEQPVGYAKVFGGESRSVKLVAKTPVKVMVHKNGSDKLIARVVYRGPVRAPVEAGQQVGVVRVWRSGNIAVETPVYAGEAIGTGSTMRRAIDGASELVIGMFRAGAEKL, encoded by the coding sequence ATGGCATTTCGTCCTTCTTTGCTTCGTCGCACCCGCTTCACCGCCGGAGCGCTGGCGCGCGGATTGGTCGCGACGGTTCTCGTTGTAGGCATAAGCTGGGGCGGGGCGCTGCTGGCCGCCAATCAGAGCGTCCAGGGCGCCAAGAAGGCGGACGATACGGGCTTTGACGGCGATGCCCCGACCGCGATCCTGATCGAGGCTTCCAGCGGCAGCGTGCTGTTCGAGAAGAACGCCGACGAGCTGCGCGCGCCCTCCAGCATGATGAAGTTGATGACGGCGGAGGTCGTCTTCAATGCGATCAAGAAGGGCGACATCAAGCTGACCGACGAGTACCGGATCAGCGAGAACGCCTGGCGCCGGGGCGGGGCGCCCTCGGGCGGCTCGACCATGTTTGCCGCCATCAACAGCAAGGTCTCGGTCGATGATCTCCTGCATGGCGCGATCATCCAGAGCGGTAATGACGCCTGCATCGCGCTCGCCGAAGCCATGGCGGGCAACGAGAAGATCTTCGCCGCGGACTTCATGACCAAGCGTGCCCGCGAGCTCGGCATGACCAGGTCGACCTTCGGCAATTCCAACGGTCTGCCCGATCCCGGCAACAAGATGACGGTGCGCGAGCTCGGCGTCCTCGCCCGGCACATCATCCTGGACTTCCCCGAATTCTACAAACTGTTCGGTGAGAAGGAGTTCACCTGGAACAAGATCCGCCAGCCCAACCGCAATCCGCTGCTCAATTCGATGGAAGGCGCCGACGGCCTGAAGACCGGCTATACCAAGGAAGGCGGCTACGGCATGGTCGGCTCGGCCGTGCAGAACGGCACGCGGCTGATCGTGGTCGTCAACGGGCTGGAAGACCCTGAAGATCGCGCGACGGAAGCCAAGAAGATGCTGGAATGGGGCTTCCGCAATTTCGAAACCCGCACGCTGATCGCAGCCGAGCAGCCGGTCGGCTATGCCAAGGTGTTCGGCGGCGAGAGCCGTTCGGTCAAGCTCGTCGCCAAGACCCCTGTGAAGGTGATGGTGCACAAGAACGGCAGCGACAAGCTGATCGCGCGCGTCGTCTATAGGGGCCCGGTGCGGGCGCCGGTCGAGGCCGGCCAGCAGGTCGGCGTGGTCAGGGTCTGGCGCAGCGGCAATATCGCGGTCGAGACGCCAGTCTACGCCGGCGAGGCGATCGGCACCGGCTCGACCATGCGCCGCGCGATCGATGGTGCCAGCGAGCTCGTGATCGGCATGTTTCGCGCGGGCGCCGAGAAGCTCTGA
- a CDS encoding GYD domain-containing protein, whose protein sequence is MPLFITYASYSHTAIKGMVSEPTDRTAAINGLVEKAGGKLVAAYMTTGSNDIVIITEVADGSDAVAAGMAAAATGAFTKLETVRAWTLPEFKGIQEKATRIGAGFKPPGT, encoded by the coding sequence ATGCCGTTGTTCATCACGTACGCTTCGTATTCTCACACTGCGATCAAAGGGATGGTCAGCGAGCCAACGGACCGCACCGCAGCTATTAACGGGCTCGTCGAGAAGGCTGGCGGCAAGCTAGTGGCGGCATACATGACGACGGGCTCAAACGACATCGTGATCATCACCGAGGTTGCCGACGGCTCGGATGCGGTCGCTGCAGGAATGGCTGCCGCAGCCACTGGCGCGTTCACGAAGCTCGAAACGGTGCGGGCTTGGACCCTGCCCGAATTTAAGGGTATCCAGGAAAAAGCAACCCGTATCGGTGCAGGGTTCAAGCCTCCTGGGACATGA
- a CDS encoding endonuclease/exonuclease/phosphatase family protein, producing MAPMRFMTWNVHGTFNLNPTFDLEGVCSIVRKWAPDVVALQEVDSRSRSDDPFAKLASVVGDHRVHAKSIVTRDGDYGQMLLSRFPFSAAPEIVDVSYREREPRRAIAAGLLAPSGDVRVVATHLGLSIHERYAQAQTLVSLVKPGRTVVLGDFNDWFWVKSVRRVLAQACPNRTRLRTFPSRLPLLRLDRIYATSDSRIVKVWTDAEARAYSDHLPVIAEIEI from the coding sequence ATGGCGCCGATGCGCTTCATGACGTGGAACGTGCATGGCACGTTCAATCTCAATCCGACGTTCGATCTGGAAGGTGTCTGCTCGATTGTCCGCAAATGGGCCCCTGATGTCGTCGCGCTTCAGGAGGTGGATTCGCGATCGAGGTCCGACGATCCCTTTGCGAAGCTGGCGAGTGTCGTCGGCGATCACCGCGTCCACGCCAAGTCGATCGTCACCAGGGATGGCGACTACGGCCAGATGCTCCTCAGCCGGTTTCCTTTCTCCGCTGCGCCAGAGATCGTCGACGTGTCCTATCGTGAGCGGGAGCCGCGCAGAGCGATTGCGGCGGGATTGCTGGCGCCTTCCGGCGACGTGCGCGTGGTCGCCACGCATCTCGGCTTGAGCATCCACGAGCGCTATGCGCAGGCTCAGACTCTGGTGAGCCTGGTGAAACCCGGGCGGACCGTCGTCCTCGGCGATTTCAACGACTGGTTTTGGGTCAAGTCGGTGCGGCGCGTGCTCGCGCAGGCCTGCCCAAACCGCACGAGACTGCGGACCTTCCCGTCGCGTCTGCCGCTTCTGCGGCTCGACCGGATCTATGCAACGTCCGACAGCCGGATCGTGAAAGTCTGGACCGACGCGGAGGCGAGAGCCTACTCGGACCATCTGCCGGTCATCGCCGAGATCGAGATTTAG
- a CDS encoding VTT domain-containing protein: MEPLERSARLDANANCEVHLLQSSSTLIPGHTVWRRCEARRVAVLNDAAAYFAALREALLEAQDLIYIVGWDIHSETRLVGASGRADDGLPEQLGPFLRALVQRRPTLQINILVWDFVSFYASEREWNSAAKFTAGTDGRVQFHLDSTLPFGSAQHQKIVCIDGSLAFVGGLDLTIRRWDTRDHRADHELRCDPQGRPSPPFHDVQCLVDGDAAASLFDLAEERWRAAGQKTHERRALKRMRWPVHVPVEAEHMPVGIARTEVNCPAGSTIREVERSLIAAIRSATSFVYIENQFTSAIKIARELAEQMRRVPSLRALVVAPKLHSSWLESQAMQNGRGAFIACFDEAGVADRIRFVYPVSCEGDTEAAVMVHSKLMIVDDRILRIGSANFNNRSMGADSECDLILEATTDEHRDFVASVRRRLIAHFCGLDEQTIARNEDRLPALLDEVSRAGGEKTLREVESSVLTSTLATMVQPVADPERPLHLERAASRMWSTKTIIGIAAIAAALLGLAMAWSYTSLSDFADTNHVSTFLSAYAHSVWGPPFAIAAFVVGGLVVFPVLVLIAATAAALGPWLGFATAMAGVTLSAFILFAIGRLLGRERLQHLLGRRAARIQQRVVGKGVLAVVVIRMIPIAPFSLVNVVAGASTLPLRDFLVGTVLGMMPGILAMAVLGAQIADLARNASWSNLLLLALAFLGWLGICAGAQFVATWLAGRR; the protein is encoded by the coding sequence GTGGAACCCCTTGAGCGTTCAGCGCGTTTAGACGCGAATGCGAATTGCGAGGTCCACCTGCTTCAGAGTTCATCGACACTGATCCCCGGCCACACCGTCTGGCGGCGGTGTGAGGCGCGGCGTGTGGCGGTTCTCAACGATGCTGCCGCTTATTTCGCAGCCCTACGGGAGGCGCTGCTGGAGGCGCAGGATCTCATCTACATCGTCGGATGGGATATCCATAGCGAGACCAGGCTGGTCGGAGCGTCCGGACGCGCGGATGACGGCCTGCCGGAACAACTCGGCCCGTTCCTGCGCGCGCTGGTTCAACGCCGTCCCACCTTGCAGATCAACATTCTGGTCTGGGACTTCGTCTCGTTCTACGCCTCGGAGAGGGAATGGAATTCGGCGGCGAAATTCACCGCAGGCACGGACGGCCGCGTCCAATTTCATTTGGATTCCACGCTTCCGTTCGGCTCGGCGCAGCACCAGAAGATCGTCTGCATCGACGGTTCGCTCGCGTTCGTCGGCGGGCTCGATCTGACGATCAGGCGCTGGGACACCCGTGACCATCGCGCCGATCACGAATTGCGCTGCGACCCCCAGGGTAGGCCATCCCCGCCGTTTCATGATGTTCAATGCCTGGTCGATGGGGATGCTGCAGCCTCGCTGTTCGACCTCGCCGAGGAACGCTGGCGTGCCGCAGGTCAAAAGACGCATGAACGGCGCGCGCTTAAGCGCATGCGATGGCCGGTGCATGTGCCGGTGGAGGCTGAGCATATGCCGGTCGGGATCGCGAGGACCGAGGTGAACTGCCCCGCAGGTTCGACCATCAGGGAGGTCGAACGCTCGTTGATTGCCGCGATCCGGTCGGCCACCAGTTTTGTCTACATCGAGAACCAGTTCACCAGCGCCATCAAGATCGCGCGCGAGCTGGCGGAGCAGATGCGCCGTGTGCCTTCGCTCCGGGCTCTGGTTGTCGCCCCCAAGCTGCATTCCTCGTGGCTGGAATCCCAGGCGATGCAGAACGGCCGCGGCGCCTTCATCGCTTGCTTCGACGAGGCCGGCGTGGCCGATCGGATCCGCTTCGTCTATCCGGTCTCATGCGAGGGCGATACGGAAGCGGCCGTGATGGTGCACAGCAAGCTCATGATCGTCGACGACCGGATCTTGAGGATCGGCTCGGCCAATTTTAACAACCGGTCGATGGGTGCCGACAGCGAATGCGATCTCATTCTCGAAGCCACAACCGATGAGCACCGGGACTTCGTCGCGTCGGTCCGCCGTCGGCTGATCGCCCATTTCTGCGGCCTCGACGAACAGACCATCGCACGCAACGAGGATCGTCTTCCTGCTCTGCTGGATGAGGTGTCGCGAGCCGGTGGGGAGAAAACGCTGCGGGAGGTGGAGTCCTCGGTCCTGACCAGCACTCTAGCCACAATGGTTCAGCCGGTGGCGGACCCTGAGCGGCCGCTTCATCTGGAGCGGGCGGCGTCGCGCATGTGGAGCACGAAGACCATCATCGGGATCGCAGCGATCGCCGCGGCGCTCCTTGGCTTGGCGATGGCTTGGTCCTACACGTCCTTGAGCGATTTCGCCGACACCAATCACGTGTCGACGTTCCTGTCCGCCTACGCGCACTCGGTCTGGGGGCCGCCATTCGCGATCGCAGCCTTTGTGGTGGGCGGGCTGGTCGTGTTTCCGGTTCTCGTGCTGATTGCCGCAACTGCCGCCGCCCTGGGGCCATGGCTGGGTTTCGCCACAGCAATGGCGGGGGTCACGCTCAGCGCCTTCATCCTTTTTGCAATCGGACGTTTGCTCGGCCGCGAACGCCTCCAACATCTGCTCGGACGACGCGCCGCGCGCATCCAGCAACGTGTCGTCGGCAAGGGGGTTCTCGCGGTCGTCGTCATCCGGATGATTCCGATCGCGCCGTTCTCGCTGGTGAATGTCGTGGCGGGCGCGAGCACGCTGCCGCTTCGTGACTTTCTGGTCGGAACCGTGCTCGGCATGATGCCGGGTATTCTCGCCATGGCCGTTCTGGGCGCGCAGATCGCAGATCTGGCCAGGAATGCGTCCTGGAGCAATCTGTTGCTGTTGGCGCTGGCGTTTCTGGGCTGGCTCGGGATCTGCGCGGGCGCACAATTCGTCGCGACCTGGCTCGCCGGGAGACGGTGA